A window of Cottoperca gobio chromosome 16, fCotGob3.1, whole genome shotgun sequence contains these coding sequences:
- the glipr2l gene encoding GLI pathogenesis-related 2, like — MGKSASKQFSEEVLRCHNEFRRKHQAPPLKLSSKLSREATRYAESLASTRILKHSVESSRGSCGENLAWASYDQSGKDVADRWYDEVKQYNFGRPGFSSGTGHFTAMVWKSTNKLGVGKATASDGSSFVVARYFPAGNITNQGHFENNVLPVKSTT; from the exons ATGGGAAAGTCAG CCTCAAAGCAGTTTTCCGAGGAGGTGCTGCGATGCCATAATGAGTTTAGGAGGAAGCACCAGGCTCCTCCACTGAAGCTGAGCAGCAAGTTGAGCAGAGAGGCTACCCG TTATGCTGAAAGTCTGGCCAGCACACGGATCCTAAAACACAGTGTGGAGTccagcagagggagctgtgGAGAAAACTTGGCGTGGGCCTCCTATGACCAATCag GAAAGGATGTTGCAGACCGCTGGTATGATGAAGTGAAACAGTACAACTTCGGCCGTCCTGGATTCTCCTCTGGCACTG GCCATTTCACAGCAATGGTGTGGAAGAGCACTAATAAGCTGGGTGTCGGTAAAGCCACTGCATCAGACGGTTCTTCCTTCGTGGTGGCCAGATACTTCCCCGCTGGGAATATTACTAACCAGGGGCACTTTGAGAACAACGTCCTCCCTGTTAAATCCACCACCTAA
- the nacad gene encoding uncharacterized protein nacad, which yields MPGESSHRSVPTDKHPEQGAEETGLPGPDMTRHPSTHSTPSDSGSSPSDSGSSPSPSTPQKLLPACTSPFGPRLFHATPSSSGTLRPQPEGSDHRNTPRLSGKLGGHGPCGRHVPVKMERIKVLTGSEVESDYQEPQTIDTRVVMGQETLLKTTEIQKRKPFVVNSGQAIPLPGIPRSQAKETRLETSKEENQAQIPPKQQEQQKEPVQPPTSLPSPFQNPLFPSSSFPEPITTDDSLKDNQEEGQTLSQDEVPSLSFSELACPVALSFSEPAYAVDPLRVGVPSSLDPDLYYTAPSTPIKMGSRSLHLKHHSYPGSPACPLSPGSPSDSEDLCSPLTSPSGSYITAEGGSWTSSYTSSTSPSTSPNLLLTEEAQEAPACFVGSLSEIGDEVGEEKGRAGPEREEERAGDFCLYHPEGFVMNSRIGTTGTVILEEEESLKGEEIKISREGCRPCWVTDDASPLRSSSSRSSDSQEDGGESESSLCPLEEAGGGRAEYSRPMQTGLKLHLEACISEEHYGQMDDHPELPSTVLTPDTESVTMASSSLNPDSPISPLDAFCHGAFGRFGPSSFMLSQAACADGIPDEERMIPASLISFPLHTSLIFKADSMEITLFPTEDENDIGEGNDINEGKDDNAYAAGEEEADVEDDDDDEEDDDDDYDYGDDGDGNANGAADRDDDEENNEHDDSDKHDEAGEEAKVEVKVVEGKEEKEQEEGDKKCDCKAVEDPIDEDSSASFLHSLSETSINEGLDEAFCFQDDTDDSLDSASYNGEEDERLYSTERHAQSLEPTPMDDLSEVQTEPEQGSTIGTLQTKPLHTQLSTDKLVDHPKTTCLSEAIAPGEPTSLELQSVPELESTSKIVQTKPLLTQVSSDKPVDHQNPSGPSEPSSCQPESSRHLYMSPNVNLSSTPVVICGPPAAEFHVSPSSVASAQEMTDLYSSVLPELAEENPHTKNDDLQERNDYLGEEPTEEPERDSFKLLIKPRHYQPESHRAVGASRLVLSKFFSNKSDVPGGAEAICRTNIHRESAIELDQKNRNPSAESMIVERRSINSATNDLNKGVLLLSCPKDPSPNPSNIPISTSPEVISELADNLALTPGDSAQENLRENTLSTDEGVLAAVGSPHSPLAISPKRENSETDSRGGSREVRPGAGAWCDDRMGLGYSLGLGSGAGFGVWGAGESLSLSLGKRYELETEGLLTCNPEGQSTQTAVVPNMSSEVCENYDNVLDSVLDEEDNNSLCGKRDQMADEELVGEGASESNLACWKSIEEISEAGGGEDGSSRFPEDDVSNLNPDNDGDNTHTQIQDTWKNSNNNNDSAFDSLEVAMCGSLNALSEEVRPQSVSVSVRESVSNIPLEEMPPQVSDTISDEVEQKDSSINQASETTQTPFSKEGACSISVSLVETQMNEAVTNQYLSSPDKAKSRCHTNPECQTITPESNTAYSLLHGSFGSFTLKCKSNESKPRKACQDKMENRGSQSEPEMVKPQTEGQREGDVSPVSDRHVDEPKTKDAFTGQQCVDSNSGEEDEEEKAEEKAKKRGEEKKKKKKKERKTSPAQNSPEHFACHTHTGELCTDKPIAAKKGRRGKQNKNRASQPGGHADSGPESVDDPKKAYFPLNATADGWSKGAIANNSKTKKGRKANNEASSSDCQQRTSRTEKAQFGPQMQGDNNLSSEVRSPSHGYYMDSATPPDNLNVVLAMNQELHQKPEVLDNRPLSDSQRGITVDINDNNIDTGHSLPTHDIISYSLTALSSSPSPVSSSSPLPCASTEPENDLPKPVQESQPVISAQQQPSLSMCHTTPTLCSTSPKTQQAPDSQFLPNNNNNLQEVTVVLSASTTSVSSPSFSTAMLSQPTQESFSPAPGTLNSACVPDSIFHPQSQPNLNIQPHKQIKQGCPWNTQDRCRGPSLAEEETDSEDDGGLPRRGHRSQARGGAGNKNGAMQRESGPSIRREIQPFSAHQLSNRPSGCPVNHSHNIAEEFDLSFKNNCSILASCNESESEGSVPELEEPEPLRPSEPQSISFADEGLNRPKQSRSEKKARKAMSKLGLKPVHGVTRITIRKSKSILFVISRPDVFKSPASDIYIVFGEAKIEDLSQQAHKAAAEKFKVPVTSSPLAPPVPPSLTIKEESEEEEEEVDEGGLEQRDIELVMAQANVSRAKAVRALKHNKNDIVNAIMELTM from the exons ATGCCGGGTGAGAGCTCTCACAGATCTGTCCCCACCGACAAACATCCAGAGCAGGGAGCTGAGGAGACGGGGCTCCCTGGACCAG ACATGACCAGACACCCGTCTACTCACTCCACCCCTAGTGACAGTGGCTCCTCCCCTAGTGACAGTGGTTCTAGCCCTTCTCCCAGTACTCCTCAGAAGCTACTTCCAGCATGCACCTCTCCATTTGGACCACGACTATTTCATGCAACACCTAGCTCATCTGGTACTCTAAGACCTCAACCTGAAGGCTCTGACCATCGCAACACACCCAGACTGTCTGGCAAGTTAGGTGGTCATGGACCATGTGGCCGCCATGTCCCTGTTAAGATGGAGAGAATCaag gTCCTTACTGGTTCTGAGGTGGAGAGTGACTATCAAGAGCCGCAGACCATTGACACAAGGGTGGTGATGGGTCAAGAGACACTGCTCAAAACAACGGAGATCCAGAAAAGGAAACCCTTTGTTGTCAATAGTGGTCAGGCTATCCCTTTGCCAGGCATACCTCGGTCACAAGCAAAAGAGACCCGGCTGGAAACCAGCAAAGAGGAAAACCAAGCCCAAATCCCCCCAAAACAGCAGGAACAGCAAAAAGAACCTGTGCAGCCCCCAACCTCACTCCCTTCCCCTTTTCAGAACCCCCtattcccttcctcctccttcccagAGCCAATCACAACAGATGACAGTTTGAAAGACAACCAGGAAGAGGGTCAAACCCTTTCTCAAGATGAAGTGccttccctttctttttctgaGCTGGCATGTCCAGTTGCTTTGTCCTTCTCTGAGCCAGCATATGCTGTTGACCCTCTACGAGTGGGTGTGCCCTCATCTCTTGACCCTGACCTGTATTATACTGCCCCTTCCACCCCAATCAAGATGGGCTCCCGTTCTTTGCACCTTAAACATCATTCATATCCTGGCTCTCCAGCCTGCCCACTCTCCCCTGGCTCTCCCTCAGACAGCGAGGACCTCTGTTCCCCTCTCACTTCTCCCTCTGGTTCTTATATCACAGCGGAGGGAGGAAGCTGGACCTCCTCTTACACATCTTCCACCTCCCCATCCACTTCTCCAAACCTGCTCCTCACAGAAGAAGCACAAGAGGCTCCTGCTTGCTTTGTTGGCTCCTTATCAGAGATTGGAGATGAAGTTGGGGAGGAAAAGGGGCGAGCAGGTCCAGAACGAGAGGAGGAAAGGGCTGGAGACTTCTGCCTGTACCATCCTGAGGGCTTTGTCATGAATTCCCGGATAGGTACAACAGGGACAGTGATCCTTGAAGAGGAAGAGTCTCTAAAAGGGGAAGAGATCAAGATTTCCAGAGAAGGTTGTCGTCCTTGCTGGGTGACTGACGATGCATCCCCTCTAAGGAGCAGTAGCAGCCGTAGCAGTGACTCCCAGGAGGATGGGGGAGAATCTGAAAGCTCACTCTGCCCACTGGAAGAGGCTGGTGGAGGGAGAGCAGAGTACTCTAGACCCATGCAGACAGGTCTGAAACTGCACCTTGAGGCATGTATATCAGAGGAACATTATGGACAGATGGATGACCACCCAGAACTACCCTCCACTGTCTTGACTCCTGACACAGAGAGCGTGACCATGGCCTCGTCTAGCCTTAACCCAGACTCACCTATCAGCCCCCTGGATGCTTTCTGTCATGGAGCCTTTGGTAGGTTCGGCCCAAGTTCTTTCATGCTCTCCCAGGCAGCCTGTGCTGATGGTATACCGGATGAGGAAAGGATGATCCCCGCCTCCCTCATCTCCTTTCCCCTCCACACCAGCCTTATCTTCAAGGCTGATTCAATGGAAATCACCCTCTTCCCCACAGAGGATGAGAATGATATAGGAGAAGGTAATGACATAAATGAGGGAAAGGATGATAATGCTTatgcagcaggagaggaggaggcagatgTTGaagatgacgatgatgatgaagaggatgatgatgatgattatgattatggCGATGATGGGGATGGCAATGCTAATGGTGCCGCTGACAGAGATGACGACGAGGAAAATAATGAACATGATGACAGTGACAAACATGATGAGGCAGGTGAGGAAGCTAAGGTAGAGGTGAAAGTGGTAGAagggaaggaagaaaaagaacagGAAGAGGGCGATAAGAAGTGTGATTGCAAAGCAGTGGAAGATCCTATAGATGAGGACAGCTCAGCATCTTTCCTTCATTCACTTTCAGAGACATCTATCAATGAGGGGTTGGATGAAGCCTTCTGTTTCCAAGATGACACAGATGACTCATTAGATTCTGCCTCCTATAATGGGGAGGAAGACGAACGTCTGTACAGCACTGAGAGGCATGCACAATCACTAGAACCCACACCAATGGACGATCTATCTGAAGTCCAAACAGAACCTGAACAGGGGTCTACCATTGGAACACTTCAAACTAAACCTTTGCACACACAACTGAGCACAGACAAACTTGTAGATCACCCCAAAACCACCTGTCTTTCTGAAGCCATTGCTCCTGGTGAACCTACATCCCTTGAACTGCAGTCAGTCCCTGAACTGGAATCTACCAGTAAAATAGTTCAGACAAAACCTTTGCTCACGCAAGTGAGCTCAGACAAACCAGTGGATCACCAGAATCCATCAGGTCCTTCAGAACCAAGTTCTTGTCAACCAGAGTCCTCCAGACACCTGTATATGAGCCCAAATGTTAACCTTTCCTCTACTCCTGTTGTCATTTGTGGTCCACCTGCTGCTGAGTTCCAcgtttctccttcttctgtcgCTTCTGCACAGGAGATGACAGACCTTTACAGTTCAGTTCTTCCGGAATTGGCTGAGGAAAATCCCCACACAAAAAATGATGATTTGCAAGAGAGAAATGATTATTTAGGGGAGGAACCCACAGAAGAACCAGAAAGAGACTCTTTCAAATTGCTCATCAAGCCTCGTCATTATCAGCCAGAAAGCCACAGGGCTGTAGGAGCAAGTAGACTTGTATTATcaaagtttttctccaataaatCGGATGTGCCTGGAGGGGCAGAGGCAATATGTAGGACCAATATTCACAGGGAGTCTGCCATTGAGCTTGACCAAAAGAATCGGAATCCTTCCGCTGAGTCTATGATTGTGGAGCGTAGAAGCATTAATTCTGCCACCAATGACTTGAATAAAggtgttcttcttctctcctgtccCAAAGACCCTAGTCCCAACCCCAGCAACATCCCTATTTCTACCTCTCCAGAGGTCATCTCAGAACTTGCTGACAATCTGGCCCTGACCCCTGGGGACTCTGCCCAGGAGAACCTGAGAGAAAACACCCTTAGTACTGATGAGGGTGTGCTGGCAGCTGTTGGATCCCCACACTCTCCTCTTGCCATCTCACCTAAAAGGGAAAACTCAGAAACAGACAGCAggggagggagcagggaggtgCGTCCTGGAGCTGGGGCGTGGTGTGATGACAGGATGGGGCTTGGGTACAGTCTAGGATTAGGATCGGGGGCTGGATTTGGTGTCTGGGGAGCAGGGGAGTCACTCTCCCTGTCTCTTGGGAAAAGGTATGAGTTAGAGACGGAGGGTCTGCTCACGTGTAACCCAGAGGGCCAAAGCACACAGACAGCTGTGGTTCCCAACATGAGCAGTGAAGTGTGCGAAAATTATGACAATGTTCTGGATTCTGTTCTGGATGAGGAAGACAACAACAGTCTGTGTGGAAAGAGGGACCAGATGGCGGATGAAGAATTGGTAGGAGAGGGAGCTTCTGAGTCCAACTTGGCTTGCTGGAAGTCCATTGAGGAGATCTCAGAAGCAGGCGGAGGGGAGGATGGAAGCTCCAGATTCCCAGAGGATGATGTCAGTAATCTAAATCCAGATAATGATggagataacacacacacacaaatacaagacACTTGGAAGAAttctaacaataacaatgacTCTGCCTTTGACTCTTTGGAAGTAGCCATGTGTGGAAGTCTGAATGCTCTATCAGAGGAAGTGAGACCCCAGAGTGTGAGTGTCAGTGTTAGAGAGTCTGTGTCTAATATCCCACTTGAGGAGATGCCACCTCAAGTGTCTGACACAATTTCAGATGAAGTGGAACAAAAAGACAGCTCCATAAACCAGGCATCAGAGACAACACAGACCCCTTTCTCAAAGGAAGGTGCCTGTAGCATCTCAGTGTCATTAGTTGAAACTCAGATGAACGAAGCTGTAACAAACCAGTATCTCAGTTCACCAGATAAAGCCAAGTCAAGATGTCATACTAATCCAGAGTGTCAGACAATTACTCCAGAGAGTAATACAGCCTATTCTTTGCTACACGGATCCTTTGGTTCGTTTACTCTTAAATGTAAATCTAATGAATCCAAACCACGTAAAGCTTGTCAAGATAAGATGGAAAACAGAGGTTCTCAATCAGAACCAGAGATGGTGAAGCCTCAGACTGAAGGCCAAAGAGAAGGTGATGTCAGTCCTGTGTCTGACAGACATGTTGATGAACCAAAGACTAAAGATGCCTTTACAGGACAGCAGTGTGTTGATAGTAACTCAGgggaagaggatgaggaagaaaaagcagaagagaaagcaaaaaagagaggtgaggagaagaaaaagaagaaaaaaaaggaaagaaaaacttcTCCTGCGCAGAATAGCCCAGAGCACTTTGCGTGTCACACCCACACAGGGGAACTTTGCACAGATAAACCAATTGCTGCtaagaaagggaggagaggtaagcagaacaaaaacaggGCATCCCAGCCAGGCGGTCATGCTGACTCTGGCCCTGAATCTGTTGATGATCCAAAGAAAGCTTATTTTCCATTAAATGCCACAGCAGATGGATGGTCAAAGGGGGCAATTGCAAACAATTCTAAAACTAAGAAAGGCCGAAAGGCAAACAACGAAGCTTCATCGTCGGACTGTCAACAGAGGACATCTAGGACAGAAAAAGCTCAATTTGGTCCACAGATGCAGGGTGATAACAATCTCAGTTCTGAGGTCAGAAGTCCTAGCCATGGATACTACATGGATTCTGCCACACCCCCAGACAACCTCAATGTTGTGTTGGCAATGAACCAAGAATTACATCAGAAACCGGAAGTGCTTGATAACAGACCACTATCTGATAGTCAGAGAGGAATCACAGTAGATATTAATGACAACAACATAGATACTGGCCATAGCTTACCTACCCATGATATCATATCATACTCTCTGACTGCACTGTCTTCCTCACCATCTCCTGTTTCCTCATCCTCCCCTCTACCATGTGCCTCAACAGAGCCAGAAAATGATCTGCCCAAACCTGTGCAGGAATCCCAACCTGTCATCTCAGCCCAGCAACAGCCTTCACTGTCCATGTGTCACACCACCCCTACGCTTTGCTCTACCTCCCCCAAAACACAACAAGCCCCTGATTCCCAATTTCTtcctaacaacaacaacaacctccaAGAGGTCACTGTTGTCCTTTCTGCATCTACCACAAGTGTCTCTTCACCATCATTCTCCACTGCCATGCTGTCCCAGCCTACCCAGGAGTCGTTTTCACCTGCCCCTGGGACTCTAAATTCAGCATGTGTTCCAGACTCAATTTTCCATCCCCAGTCTCAGCCTAATCTCAACATTCAGCCTCACAAACAAATCAAGCAAGGTTGCCCGTGGAACACACAAGACAGATGCAGAG GTCCCAGTTTGGctgaggaggagacagacagtgaggaTGATGGTGGACTGCCTCGACGGGGTCACAGATCCCAGGCCAGAGGAGGGGCAGGAAACAAAAATGGAGCCATGCAGAGAGAGTCTGGTCCATCCATTCGACGGGAAATACAACCTTTCTCTGCCCACCAATTATCCAACAGACCGTCAGGCTGTCCAGTCAACCACAGCCACAACATTGCAGAAGAGTTTGACCTATCCTTCAAAAACAATT GCTCTATATTGGCTTCCTGTAATGAGTCTGAGAGTGAGGGGTCAGTGCCGGAGCTAGAGGAGCCAGAGCCACTGAGACCATCAGAGCCCCAG TCTATCTCCTTTGCAGATGAAGGGCTTAACAGACCAAAACAGAGCCGCAGTGAGAAGAAGGCCCGCAAG GCCATGTCTAAACTTGGTCTGAAGCCGGTCCACGGTGTGACCAGAATCACCATTAGGAAGTCCAAGAGTATCTTGTTTGTCATCAGCAGACCAGACGTGTTCAAAAGCCCTGCATCtgacatttacattgtatttggagAGGCGAAG ATTGAGGACCTATCTCAGCAGGCTCACaaagcagctgcagagaaattCAAGGTGCCTGTGACCTCTTCTCCCTTAGCCCCACCTGTCCCACCCAGCCTCACCATCaaagaggagagtgaagaggaggaagaagag gtggaTGAGGGAGGTCTTGAGCAGAGGGACATTGAGCTAGTGATGGCTCAGGCTAATGTGTCACGAGCCAAGGCCGTCCGTGCGCTGAAACACAACAAGAATGACATTGTGAATGCTATCAtg GAGCTGACCATGTGA